From the genome of candidate division TA06 bacterium, one region includes:
- a CDS encoding T9SS type A sorting domain-containing protein: protein MWKIMVCCDLTARFSVSFAQGLRVQLTEGGDVKKGNVMQGRILSQLCQRKKGRKKMGKKLVLVLTLLAVVGLWTGSSAGTGKSEPAMMNRGPNLFQLDPYSRTPLLKEGEKVLNPLLAPSPDDTIHYDGTPDDNAIGLTGGGTFQGAIRLTPTELGSYTGWEIVAVIWYHHEAGSHGDSVIIYDQGTDSTPGPVLTSDPCSDVGPGWAREDLSNPVAISGLGDLWCSIQVTHADGEFPLSTDPGPAVQGKGDFVYLAPNWDELWLLGFNINWDIRAIVDSGAVVEWGAIDGTVSELGGGPIQDAVVTADGNVDTTDASGYYLIDVLAGTYDVTASAFGYNPATTPSVVVVLDDTVTVDFDLTYPLISVDPTSFYVTLAPDIIKDTTLWIYNTGNGPLDFDIDIFTNFSVNAGKSVRPPGETSPVQITGNSIDASATDARHVKSEPKAHPNTAAPAYGDVLSQFNAPWAETNAGAGLSYDPNTGNLWAVNQSSGMMYEIDPVAQVVVSSWAIPLTLGWGCGFDGSELWVSDVNATNDDYEFSTTGLGPLDQFTPIYTSWPADMAFDGQWLWQIDVGSPGAVYQYDFDGNPLDTIQPGYSISQRGLACNRDQGTWYSGSWNTPLGQFWEFDAAGATVNYVVTGIAISGLAWDGVTGNIWCMANASPDVIYELDSGYPAPTTWLDANPRTDSVAAVDSFAVTVTFNSTGLAVGVYTGGLAIHNNSIDSPIIVPCTLEVVLVGVEEAGRRPGLPRVHALSQNSPNPMRGGSATISYQLAAEGDVSLKIYNAAGRLVKSLAAGPLEPGYYKETWDGRDSSEKKVPSGVYFCRLSVGSFEASRKMVVLR from the coding sequence GTGTGGAAGATTATGGTTTGCTGTGATTTGACGGCGAGGTTTTCCGTTTCCTTTGCTCAGGGATTGCGGGTGCAACTGACGGAAGGAGGTGATGTTAAAAAGGGAAACGTGATGCAAGGGAGAATTCTTTCGCAACTCTGTCAAAGAAAGAAAGGACGGAAGAAGATGGGGAAAAAGTTAGTTCTTGTGTTGACTTTGTTAGCCGTTGTAGGACTGTGGACCGGAAGTTCTGCGGGGACAGGAAAGAGCGAGCCCGCCATGATGAACAGGGGACCAAATCTATTTCAACTCGACCCTTACTCCCGGACTCCGCTTTTGAAAGAGGGGGAAAAGGTGTTGAACCCACTCCTCGCTCCCTCACCTGATGATACAATCCATTATGACGGCACACCTGATGACAACGCCATTGGCCTCACAGGTGGCGGAACGTTCCAGGGTGCCATAAGGCTGACGCCGACGGAACTGGGTTCCTACACCGGGTGGGAGATCGTCGCCGTGATCTGGTATCACCACGAAGCAGGATCCCACGGGGACTCGGTCATCATATACGATCAGGGCACCGATTCGACTCCCGGTCCTGTGCTCACCAGCGATCCGTGTTCAGACGTAGGTCCGGGGTGGGCCAGGGAGGACCTGAGCAACCCGGTCGCAATTTCGGGTCTTGGCGACCTCTGGTGTTCAATACAGGTCACCCATGCTGACGGCGAGTTTCCTCTCAGCACCGATCCCGGACCAGCTGTGCAGGGAAAGGGAGACTTTGTCTATCTTGCCCCTAACTGGGACGAGCTTTGGCTCTTAGGTTTTAACATCAACTGGGATATCAGGGCAATTGTTGACTCGGGAGCAGTGGTGGAGTGGGGAGCGATTGATGGGACGGTGAGTGAGCTTGGGGGAGGTCCAATCCAGGATGCAGTAGTGACTGCTGACGGTAATGTTGACACCACAGACGCATCCGGCTATTACCTCATAGATGTCTTGGCCGGAACCTACGATGTGACTGCATCTGCCTTTGGCTACAACCCAGCAACCACTCCAAGCGTAGTGGTCGTCTTAGACGATACGGTCACGGTCGACTTTGATCTCACCTATCCGCTCATCTCGGTCGATCCAACCTCCTTCTATGTGACGCTTGCTCCGGATATCATCAAGGACACCACCCTCTGGATATACAATACCGGAAACGGACCGTTGGATTTTGACATAGACATCTTTACAAACTTTTCGGTCAACGCTGGAAAATCGGTCAGACCTCCGGGCGAGACTTCTCCCGTTCAGATCACAGGCAACAGTATCGACGCCTCGGCTACCGACGCCCGACATGTGAAGTCTGAACCGAAAGCTCATCCAAACACCGCGGCCCCGGCATACGGTGATGTTCTCAGCCAGTTCAATGCCCCCTGGGCAGAGACGAATGCTGGAGCCGGGCTCTCATACGACCCGAACACTGGTAATCTCTGGGCGGTCAATCAGTCGAGTGGGATGATGTATGAGATAGATCCGGTTGCCCAGGTAGTTGTCTCCTCCTGGGCCATACCGCTGACATTGGGGTGGGGTTGTGGGTTCGACGGATCGGAGCTCTGGGTTTCCGATGTCAATGCGACCAACGATGATTATGAATTCTCCACGACCGGATTAGGACCCCTCGACCAGTTCACCCCCATCTACACCAGCTGGCCTGCTGATATGGCCTTCGATGGTCAATGGCTCTGGCAGATCGATGTTGGTTCCCCAGGCGCGGTCTATCAGTACGACTTCGATGGGAATCCCCTGGATACTATCCAGCCAGGGTATAGCATCTCCCAGCGTGGGTTGGCCTGCAATAGGGACCAAGGCACCTGGTACAGTGGCAGCTGGAATACCCCTCTGGGGCAGTTCTGGGAGTTCGACGCTGCTGGTGCTACAGTCAATTATGTAGTTACTGGCATTGCCATATCCGGTCTCGCCTGGGATGGGGTCACCGGAAACATCTGGTGCATGGCCAACGCAAGCCCGGATGTGATCTATGAGCTGGATTCTGGCTATCCTGCACCCACCACTTGGCTCGATGCTAATCCGAGGACGGACTCTGTCGCTGCCGTGGACAGCTTTGCGGTTACGGTGACCTTCAATTCCACTGGCCTTGCCGTTGGTGTTTATACCGGTGGGCTGGCTATCCACAACAATTCTATCGACAGCCCCATAATTGTCCCTTGCACCCTTGAGGTAGTTCTCGTCGGGGTTGAGGAGGCTGGGCGTCGCCCAGGCCTTCCCAGGGTTCATGCTCTCTCTCAGAACTCACCCAACCCAATGAGGGGTGGCTCAGCAACCATCTCATACCAGTTGGCAGCTGAGGGTGATGTATCCCTCAAGATCTACAATGCTGCTGGTCGGCTGGTCAAGTCTTTGGCAGCTGGCCCCCTTGAGCCTGGCTACTATAAGGAGACCTGGGATGGGAGGGACTCCTCAGAGAAGAAGGTTCCCTCAGGGGTCTACTTCTGCAGACTGTCCGTAGGTAGTTTTGAGGCCTCAAGAAAGATGGTGGTTTTGAGGTAA
- a CDS encoding TldD/PmbA family protein, whose amino-acid sequence MFEKLRAIVSKVDADYADARYEIKKETVISFTGQDLTKIASNSTDGYVVRVLIDGGMSSVVFTKENDVEKALLMAEENAKLIAKTIDKPVKLAESEVVKDTFIPELKEDPREIPMAEKLELVRRCNNIPLEHKKIAMTRISYEEVIREKHLVTSEGSEIREDLVTTRLSGEIISKDGNLIQNVRVRAGGSDGFAAVRDQEKHFEERTAIAVDLLKAKPVQGGVYDCILNQGLAGVFAHEAFGHFSEADIIETLPAMRKKMEIGSKLGSDVLSIVDNPTIADQVGFYKYDDEGVKARPTQLMKNGNLTGRLHSRRTAGEFEESISGHCVAEDYRYAPIIRMGTIFIEPGKPSFEELITMLGDGLYILDAKGGQTAGENFTFGAQYGYLVKDGKVGEMVRDINISGNLYKTLKDISAVGNDLVLSKVGGCGKLQMNIRSCHGAPHALVKNLVIGGA is encoded by the coding sequence ATGTTCGAGAAACTACGCGCAATCGTGAGTAAGGTGGATGCTGATTATGCCGACGCGCGCTACGAAATCAAGAAGGAAACAGTTATTTCCTTCACTGGCCAGGATCTGACAAAGATAGCATCTAATTCTACTGACGGATACGTTGTGAGGGTCTTGATAGATGGTGGAATGTCCTCCGTTGTTTTCACAAAAGAAAACGATGTCGAAAAGGCTCTCCTTATGGCTGAGGAAAATGCGAAGTTGATCGCCAAAACCATTGATAAACCTGTCAAACTGGCTGAGTCGGAGGTGGTCAAAGACACTTTTATCCCGGAATTGAAGGAGGATCCGAGAGAAATCCCCATGGCCGAGAAGCTTGAACTTGTTCGTAGGTGTAACAACATTCCCCTCGAACACAAGAAGATAGCTATGACTCGCATCAGCTACGAGGAAGTGATCAGAGAAAAACACCTCGTCACCTCTGAAGGGAGTGAAATACGGGAAGACCTCGTAACGACAAGGTTGTCCGGGGAGATCATAAGTAAGGACGGAAATCTGATTCAAAATGTGAGGGTGAGGGCCGGAGGAAGTGATGGATTCGCTGCTGTACGAGATCAGGAGAAGCACTTTGAAGAGCGGACTGCAATTGCAGTTGACCTTCTGAAGGCGAAACCAGTTCAAGGCGGGGTATACGATTGTATCTTGAATCAAGGGCTAGCAGGTGTATTTGCGCATGAAGCCTTTGGCCATTTCTCGGAGGCAGACATAATAGAAACACTTCCAGCTATGCGAAAAAAGATGGAGATCGGGAGCAAACTGGGCAGCGATGTTCTGAGCATCGTTGACAATCCAACGATTGCGGATCAAGTTGGCTTTTACAAGTATGATGACGAAGGTGTAAAAGCTCGTCCAACACAGCTCATGAAAAATGGAAATCTAACGGGGCGGCTGCATTCAAGAAGAACTGCTGGGGAATTCGAAGAGTCCATCTCCGGACACTGTGTTGCTGAAGACTATCGTTATGCTCCCATAATAAGGATGGGGACTATTTTCATTGAGCCGGGTAAACCGAGTTTCGAAGAGCTTATAACGATGCTTGGAGATGGGCTGTACATTCTGGATGCGAAAGGTGGACAAACTGCTGGTGAGAACTTCACTTTCGGCGCGCAGTATGGTTATCTTGTAAAAGATGGAAAGGTTGGAGAAATGGTCCGTGACATAAACATTTCAGGGAATCTGTACAAAACGTTGAAAGATATCTCTGCAGTAGGAAATGACCTTGTCTTATCAAAAGTTGGCGGATGTGGGAAGTTGCAGATGAATATTCGTTCCTGTCACGGTGCGCCGCATGCGCTCGTCAAGAATCTTGTGATAGGAGGCGCATAA
- a CDS encoding TldD/PmbA family protein: MEKLLEMAKKVSDKAEVYSIGYTHNSVSFKNAKLHGIESKIQSGASLRIIKDNKLGFAYTRNLANRQELLQNAIDSLEGEVEANYDFPLTEKLARIDTFDPSLENVLSTQMVEESARVCDLLKSETDAEISVSSTTYTETIRVMNSCGTDISGESTFYVMYGSLVFPGSASGIWGAFLSKDFRQMPENILNEMIKLYTSSSKIVEPKGGKMKIMFMPNSMIALKWRISIGTSSKSVYEKVSPIANKVGEKIFDERITIHDDPLNDKHPGARAFDDEGVACKPLTIIENGVLKSFYYDLDYASKLKAKPTGHGHRTTAWGGDPISIKPVPALTHMIMEPGKKSFSDLVKSIDRGIILEGALGAHSGNIPNGDFSIGVSPGLYVENGEIVGRVKDAMVAGNIYEMLKQVVDIGDTLYPSWGTAWLPPILCDNVSVTTKN, encoded by the coding sequence ATGGAAAAACTGCTTGAAATGGCAAAGAAGGTCTCTGACAAGGCAGAGGTCTATTCGATTGGATATACGCACAATTCTGTTTCATTCAAGAATGCGAAGCTACATGGCATAGAGAGTAAGATACAATCAGGAGCCAGTCTGAGGATAATCAAGGACAACAAACTTGGGTTTGCCTACACGAGAAATCTTGCGAATCGCCAAGAGCTTCTGCAGAATGCGATTGATTCCCTGGAAGGGGAAGTAGAAGCAAACTATGATTTTCCACTTACAGAAAAACTCGCTCGAATTGACACATTCGATCCGTCTCTTGAGAATGTATTGAGTACGCAAATGGTTGAAGAATCTGCAAGAGTCTGTGACCTTCTAAAATCCGAAACAGATGCTGAAATTTCAGTGAGTTCAACTACGTACACGGAAACGATTCGCGTCATGAACAGTTGTGGAACCGACATTTCAGGGGAAAGTACCTTTTATGTTATGTATGGAAGTCTGGTATTTCCTGGGTCCGCGTCCGGGATTTGGGGAGCATTTCTGAGCAAGGACTTCAGGCAAATGCCCGAGAATATCCTGAACGAAATGATAAAACTGTACACATCGTCTTCCAAGATCGTTGAGCCTAAAGGCGGGAAGATGAAAATAATGTTCATGCCCAACAGCATGATTGCGCTCAAATGGAGAATTTCGATTGGCACCAGTTCGAAGAGTGTCTATGAAAAGGTTTCACCGATTGCCAATAAGGTTGGAGAAAAGATATTTGATGAAAGGATAACGATACACGATGATCCGCTGAACGACAAGCATCCTGGAGCGCGGGCTTTTGATGATGAAGGTGTCGCGTGCAAACCCTTGACAATTATCGAAAATGGGGTGTTGAAGAGCTTCTACTACGATCTGGATTACGCCAGCAAATTGAAGGCCAAACCCACCGGACATGGACACAGGACTACCGCATGGGGAGGAGATCCCATCTCAATAAAACCCGTGCCTGCACTGACTCACATGATCATGGAGCCAGGAAAGAAATCCTTCTCTGATCTGGTAAAATCGATAGACAGGGGCATTATCCTGGAAGGCGCACTCGGAGCTCACAGCGGGAACATCCCTAACGGGGACTTTTCCATTGGGGTTAGCCCAGGACTATATGTCGAAAACGGCGAAATTGTGGGCCGGGTGAAGGATGCTATGGTGGCGGGCAACATTTACGAAATGTTGAAACAGGTAGTGGACATTGGTGATACTCTGTATCCTTCCTGGGGCACCGCATGGCTGCCGCCAATACTGTGCGACAATGTGAGTGTTACAACCAAGAACTAG
- a CDS encoding NAD(P)/FAD-dependent oxidoreductase, producing MKSKTAWSRPKVNSRNVLIIGAGPAGVTTAIQLRRYDIGVVLVEKEEIGGLLRNANLVENYPGFPDGISGMELVGLFKRQLESAGVSVSFEEVLELEYEDSEFHAKTNERVVMSDIVVIASGTKPKPISDLKISKAVEERMFHVIHPIRGLSGKEIAIIGAGDAAFDYALGMSQRNEVTILNRSSRAKCIPVLWDRCMESRNVTYLDRTCVQEIRSDGNKAVLTCAHNDEQKKREIRADYVVIAIGREPCLDFLGSGLKRKVETLTDSSAIHIVGDVRNGIYRQVAICVGDGLRAAMEIHSSVAGEGE from the coding sequence CTGAAATCCAAAACGGCTTGGAGTCGTCCAAAAGTGAACAGCAGAAATGTGTTGATCATAGGGGCAGGACCTGCCGGAGTAACGACGGCCATTCAATTAAGACGCTACGATATTGGGGTTGTGCTTGTGGAAAAAGAGGAGATTGGTGGACTCCTCAGGAATGCCAATCTGGTTGAGAATTATCCGGGGTTTCCCGATGGGATAAGTGGAATGGAACTTGTAGGCCTCTTCAAGAGGCAACTGGAGAGTGCTGGAGTGAGCGTGAGCTTTGAAGAGGTGCTGGAGTTGGAATATGAGGATAGTGAGTTTCACGCAAAGACCAACGAGAGAGTGGTAATGTCTGACATCGTGGTAATTGCTTCTGGGACAAAGCCAAAGCCCATTTCTGACCTGAAGATTTCAAAGGCTGTCGAAGAACGGATGTTCCACGTGATACATCCAATTCGTGGCCTCAGTGGGAAAGAGATCGCCATCATTGGAGCTGGCGACGCCGCGTTCGACTATGCGCTAGGGATGTCTCAGAGGAATGAAGTCACGATTCTCAATAGGAGCAGTCGAGCAAAGTGCATCCCAGTGCTCTGGGATAGATGCATGGAGTCCAGGAATGTCACATACCTGGATAGGACATGTGTTCAAGAAATACGTAGCGACGGAAACAAAGCGGTGCTAACTTGTGCACACAATGACGAACAGAAGAAGAGGGAAATACGTGCTGATTATGTGGTAATCGCGATTGGGAGGGAGCCTTGCCTTGATTTCTTGGGAAGTGGGCTGAAGAGAAAGGTTGAAACCCTGACAGACTCAAGTGCGATTCATATTGTGGGGGATGTGAGGAATGGTATTTACAGGCAAGTTGCGATTTGTGTTGGGGATGGTCTAAGGGCGGCGATGGAGATACATTCGAGTGTCGCGGGAGAAGGGGAATGA